The following is a genomic window from uncultured Draconibacterium sp..
GAAAAGAAAATTACCAAACGCCTGCAACCGCTACAGGATGTAGGTTTAGGCTACATAAAACTGGGGCAGGCATCGAGCACATTATCGGGAGGTGAAAGCCAACGTGTAAAACTGGCTTCCTTTCTGGCAAAGGAAAAAGATTCACCAACGCTGTTTATTTTCGATGAGCCAACAACTGGTTTGCATTTTCATGATATCCGAAAGCTACTTGATTCATTCAATGCACTAATTTCGCGTGGTCACTCCATACTTATCATTGAGCACAACATGGATGTTATTAAATCCGCCGACTGGATTATCGATCTCGGACCGGAAGGTGGAGATAAAGGCGGGCAACTTGTTTTTGAAGGTACTCCTGAAGATTTGATCAAGGAGAAAAATTCGTATACAGGAGAAGCTTTAAAAGAAAAATTATAAATAAAAGAGCCGCCCTGTTAAGGCGGCTCTTTACCATTAAAATCTCACTATTTAAACAGCTGCATCTTCTACTACAACCGGTTTAATCACTGAACTTTTAGCAATGTTATCAGCTATCGGACAACGAGCTGCAATATCATTCAAAAGACTTTGTTTCTCTTCTTTTGTCAAGTCTGCATCAATTGCCACATAGCTTCTAATCTCGGTAAAACCGGCACGTCCTTCACTTGTTTTTCCAAGCAGGAAATCTTTGTCAATATCACCTTCAGCAGTTACGCTTATACCATTCAAATTTATCCTCCGCTGCTGAGCAACTATGCGCCCAACGGCACAAATACATGCTGGTAACGAGCACAAAAAAATTTCCAGTGGATTTGGTCCTTCATCGTTTCCGCCAGCCATTTTGGGTTGGTCGATTACAAACGGATGCGAACAATTAATTTTAGTTGAAAAGCTGCGGCCCATTTCTCCGCTCACCTTTATCGTTGAAATTGCCATTATAATTAGTTTTTGAGTTATAATGAACAAATGTAATTAAAATACCTATCCATTCTATTGACTAAAGTCATCGTTGGGTATGTAATTTCATAAAAATCCACTATTCGTTTTTTACTTTTCAGTTTTAGTAGAATTAAAATTAACGGAAAAAGAAGAATAGCTAAAGTATAGCTAATCCAGAACTTAAAGGCGATTTGGGTTACCATGAAATGTAAAGACAATAAAAAGTCAGAAAAAAATGCGTAAAAACCGGATTCGTTTAGTTTTATTCTTCATTGCTGTTTTCAACAAGTATAGGTAAACGCTTCCACTCACGGTAAAGTATAAATCCAACCACAATTGCCGACATAGTATCTGCAACCGGATAACTAATCCAAATCCCGTCGATATCGAAAAAACCCGGTAATATATAAATAAGAGGAATTAGCATAATCACCTGACGAAAAACAGTTGCGAACATGGAAAGGCCTGCTTTGCCAATTGCCTGAAAAAAATTGGAAGCCACCACCTGAAATCCGACAACTGGTAACGCCAAAATAACCAAACGTAATCCTCGCGTTGCAATATTATACAGCACTTGGCTATCGTTATTAAAAACCATAACAATATAGCCAGGAAAAGCCTCAATTAAAGCATACGAAACTATGGCAATCAGCGTGGCAGCAATAAGTGTAATCTTTAAAGTATCTTTTATTCGCTGAATCGATTTCGCCCCGTAATTAAACCCGATGATAGGCTGCGAAGCCATATTCAGCGCAACAATAGCCATAATTATCAGCGTTAGCACAGAGTTTATAATTCCCATTGCACCAACAGCCAGATCGCCCCCAAAATCAATTAGTTTTTTATTTAGCAGTCCCTGAACAAAACTTCCGGCAATTTGCATCGAGAAAGGAGCCATACCAATGGCCAGAATTTCAAGCGTAATTCCCCAGTTAATCTTTAAATGTTTAACCCTCATCCTTATAACAGCCCGTTTACTTTTAATAAAATGGTACAACACCCACACCATTAAAACAAACATCGATATAATTGTAGCATAAGCTGCTCCTTTTACGCCCATATCAAGGCCAAAAATAAAAATAGGATCGAGAATAATATTGGTTGCCGAACTCAATAGCATAGAGACCATGGCCACCCGCGCATTTCCTTCGGAGCGAATAACGTTGTTTAACGAAAAACCTATCGTCATAAAAGCCACACCGCCAAGAATAATATCGAGGTAATCGTTGGCATATTGAAAGGTTTCATCGGTTGATCCAAATGAACGAAGTATTGGTACTTTTAACGCGTAAATAACCACCATAATCAGCACCGAAGCCACAATCATCAGAATAAAACTGGTTCCAAGTGTCTGTTCCGCTCTTTCCATATCCTTTTTCCCCAGATTTATGGACACATAAACACTGGTACCAATTCCGATGAGCATACCAAAACCCATCATTATAAGCATAACCGGAAAAATT
Proteins encoded in this region:
- a CDS encoding OsmC family protein; the encoded protein is MAISTIKVSGEMGRSFSTKINCSHPFVIDQPKMAGGNDEGPNPLEIFLCSLPACICAVGRIVAQQRRINLNGISVTAEGDIDKDFLLGKTSEGRAGFTEIRSYVAIDADLTKEEKQSLLNDIAARCPIADNIAKSSVIKPVVVEDAAV
- a CDS encoding MATE family efflux transporter, translated to MKNVDELREAHVGRLMLKYFIPAFIGVFVNALYNIVDRIFIGQGVGAEALSGISVIFPVMLIMMGFGMLIGIGTSVYVSINLGKKDMERAEQTLGTSFILMIVASVLIMVVIYALKVPILRSFGSTDETFQYANDYLDIILGGVAFMTIGFSLNNVIRSEGNARVAMVSMLLSSATNIILDPIFIFGLDMGVKGAAYATIISMFVLMVWVLYHFIKSKRAVIRMRVKHLKINWGITLEILAIGMAPFSMQIAGSFVQGLLNKKLIDFGGDLAVGAMGIINSVLTLIIMAIVALNMASQPIIGFNYGAKSIQRIKDTLKITLIAATLIAIVSYALIEAFPGYIVMVFNNDSQVLYNIATRGLRLVILALPVVGFQVVASNFFQAIGKAGLSMFATVFRQVIMLIPLIYILPGFFDIDGIWISYPVADTMSAIVVGFILYREWKRLPILVENSNEE